TCAGACGATCTCGATCTCGTGTGCTCAACTTTAGCATCTCCTCGCTCCGTGGCAGGTGTCGCCGCCAGTGTGGGCGAACCTGCCCCGAAGGAGGACATTTCTATTTCAACCAACCCGGACATTTCTACTTCAACGCTACAAGAAACGCTTCGTCCCCGGTTCACCAGACCCGCCGCCGGTTGTATCTTCCCATCCCCGCCCCTTCCATCCTGCGTCGGATTCGCGGCCCTGCCGAGGACGCCGGGTCCACGCCACACGCGAAGGGAGAGATCATGGCGCACGAGGTACTTCCGCGCTGGAAGGCGAGGCTCCAGCAGCACATCCAGGACACGACGGGCGAGGCGCGCGACCATCTTCTGGCGCACGACTTCCCGGCGGGCCGCAGCGTTCGGCTCGCGTTCCCGGACGGCTCGCACGCGCTCTTCCACTTCGCCTTCCACATCGTGGACGAAGCGTTGCGCGAGGTGGCCGTGTTCACCGAGCACTGCGGCTACCACTACTTCCCGGCCGACGAGCTGGAGGTGGAGGTCGTCGAAGCCGTCTGGAAGGACGATCTCGACGAGAGCTGATCCGGAAAACGACTTGATCTCACGCAGAGTCAGCAGGGTTAGCAGAGAACCACAGCTGTTCCTCTGCTAACCCTGCTGACTCTGCGTGAGACTTGCTGTTAACTCAACCGCCCTTCAGCGACCTCCGCGAGATGCGCCTCGGTGAGATCGGCGGCGCGCTCCCAGGTGAAGCCCTGCGCGAACTGGTGCGCGCCCGCGCCCAGCCGCGCGACCTCCGCCGGGTGCATCGCCAGCCGCTCCAGCGCGTTGGCCAGCGCGTCCACGTCGCCGTGCGGGTAGAGCAGCCCCGTGGTGTCGTGGACGACGGACTCGCGCAGTCCGGGCGAGTCACTGGCGACGGTGGGCGTGCCGCAGGCGGCGGCCTCGATGTTCGTGATCCCCCACCCCTCCTTGGGCGACGGCTGGACGGTGGCCCACGCGCGGCGCATCAGGTCGCGCTTCCCCTCCTCGCTCACGAACCCCGCGAACGTCACCCGGTCGCCGACGCCCAGCCGCTCGACGGCTGCGCGGAGGCGCGGCTCGTCATCCCCCTTCCCCGCGATCAGCAGGCGCACGAGGCGGTTGCGCGACTTGAGGCGGGCGACGGCCTCGATCGCGTGGTCGATGCGCTTGTACTTCCGCAGCCGGCCGACGGAGAGGAAGGTGGGCTCGTCGAAGCGGGAGATCGCGGGATCGGGGCGGAAGAACTCCACGTCCACGCCGTTGTGGATCACGCGGATGTCCTGACCGCGCAGGCCCCGGGCGACGAGGTCGTCGCGCGTGCTCTCGGAGACGGCTTCCGTGGGCAGGCCGCGGTAGACCAGGGGGATGGGGCGCTCGAGCAGCCAGGTGGCCGCGGCGAACGGCGCCGAGGCCTCGCGGAACGCGGTGGTGCCGAACAGGTGGTGGACGAGGAGCGCGAGCGGGCGGCGGACCCAGTACGGGGTGAAGAGCGGGACCTTGTTCAGGTCCTCGACCACCACGTCCCACTTTTCAGCGGAGAGGTGACGCCGATAGTAGGGCGCGGCGGCCAGCGTGAAGGTGTGCCGGCCGCCGACGCGGTGGATGCGCATCCCGTCCGCCTCGGCGGTGGGAGACGCGCCGGGGAAGCCGGAGCAGAGGAGGGTGACGTCGTGCCCGCGGCGGGCCAGGCGGCCGAAGATCTCGTGCAGGTGGACCTCGGCGCCGCCGGAGTGCGGGTTGGCCAGGTCCTGCCAGTTGACGACGAGCAGCTTCACCGCGCGGGCGCGGCCCCTTCCGGCGCCACCCGCCGCATCACCGCGTCGAGCACGCCGTTCACGAAGCGCGGGCTGTCGTGGGTGCCGTATTTCTCCGCCAGCTGCACCATCTCGCGGATGGTGATGCGCGGCGAGACGTCGTCGACGAACAGCATCTCCGCCACGCCCAGGCGCAGGACGTTGCGGTCAATGGCGGCCAGGCGCTCGATCCGCCAGTTGGCGAGGGAGTCCTTCAGCAGCCCGTCGATGCGGTCGACGTTGGTGGCCACGAGGCGGACGAGGACCTCGGCGTACGGCCGGTTGGCCGGCGACACGCGGAGGGTGGAGAAGAGCGTCTGCAGGATGCGCATGGCGTCTTCCGGCTGGCCCCCGCGGCTCTCCCAGGCATACAGCCCCTGGAGCGCCCACCCGCGGGCCTTGCTGCGGCTTCTCACCCGGCGTTCCCCCCGTTCTTCAGCGTGGCGAACAGGTCCGCCATCTCCAGCGCCGCCAGGGCCGAGTCCCACCCCTTGTTCCCGGCCTTGGTGCCGGCGCGCTCGATGGCCTGCTCGATGGTGTCGGTGGTCAGCACGCCGAAGATGACAGGCAGATCGTGGGCCGCGGCGACCGCTGCGGTGCCGCTGGCCGCGTGCCCTGCGACGTAGTCGAAGTGCGGGGTGGCGCCGCGGATCACGCATCCCAGCGCGATCAGCGCGTCGAAGCGCCCCGTCTTCGCCAGCGCGGCGAGGGTGGAGGGGATCTCCCACGCGCCGGGAACCCAGGCGGCCTCGATGTGGTCGTCGGCCACGCCGTGGCGCAGCAGGCAGTCGCGCGCGCCCGCCAGCAGCGGCCGCGTGATGAAGTCGTTGAAGCGGGCCACGACGATCCCGAACCGCCGCCCCTCTCCCCGGAAGTGCCCCGCGTGCTCGATCATGACAGAGAGTGCGAAGGTGCGAAAGTGCGAAAGTGCGAGAGTGATCGGCGCGAGCCGAACGTGCGGGGCGCGAGGAGTTGCTTTCGCACTCCCGCACTTTCGCACTCTCGCACTTCAGTTCATGCCGCCTGCTCGTCCAGCTGCTCCTCGTCCAC
This Longimicrobium sp. DNA region includes the following protein-coding sequences:
- a CDS encoding glycosyltransferase family 4 protein; this encodes MKLLVVNWQDLANPHSGGAEVHLHEIFGRLARRGHDVTLLCSGFPGASPTAEADGMRIHRVGGRHTFTLAAAPYYRRHLSAEKWDVVVEDLNKVPLFTPYWVRRPLALLVHHLFGTTAFREASAPFAAATWLLERPIPLVYRGLPTEAVSESTRDDLVARGLRGQDIRVIHNGVDVEFFRPDPAISRFDEPTFLSVGRLRKYKRIDHAIEAVARLKSRNRLVRLLIAGKGDDEPRLRAAVERLGVGDRVTFAGFVSEEGKRDLMRRAWATVQPSPKEGWGITNIEAAACGTPTVASDSPGLRESVVHDTTGLLYPHGDVDALANALERLAMHPAEVARLGAGAHQFAQGFTWERAADLTEAHLAEVAEGRLS
- the nusB gene encoding transcription antitermination factor NusB; the protein is MRSRSKARGWALQGLYAWESRGGQPEDAMRILQTLFSTLRVSPANRPYAEVLVRLVATNVDRIDGLLKDSLANWRIERLAAIDRNVLRLGVAEMLFVDDVSPRITIREMVQLAEKYGTHDSPRFVNGVLDAVMRRVAPEGAAPAR
- the ribE gene encoding 6,7-dimethyl-8-ribityllumazine synthase, which codes for MIEHAGHFRGEGRRFGIVVARFNDFITRPLLAGARDCLLRHGVADDHIEAAWVPGAWEIPSTLAALAKTGRFDALIALGCVIRGATPHFDYVAGHAASGTAAVAAAHDLPVIFGVLTTDTIEQAIERAGTKAGNKGWDSALAALEMADLFATLKNGGNAG